ACATCCAAGGCACGCAACCGTCGAAAACCGCCATGCAACTGGGCGCGGACATCCGGGCGTTCTGCGCAGCGGGGTAAAGACACCGTTGTGCCTGTCAAGTGTTTGCATCGCAGAAACGAGTGGCATCGAAAGGTGTTCTGGATTTGAGCACGCCATAAACGATGGCCAACAGCTTGTGCATACATGCCACGACGATCACTTTGCCCGGTTTGTTCTGAGCCTTCAAACGTTGCCAGAACGCGGCCACAGCCGGGTTGTGCCGGCCCGCGACCATGGCCGGGAAGTACAGCGCATGCTTGAGCTGACGGTGGCCCTGCGCGTGCGTGCCGCCCCGCTTGTTCAGCGATGTGCCGGACTGACGGATCGCGGGCGACAGACTCGCGTAGGCAATCAACGCCTTGACGCTCTTGAACCGTTCGGGTCGGCCAATGTAGGCCAGCAACTGAGGGATGGTCCGATCGCCCAGTCCGGGGATGCTGTGCAACAGCTGGGCACGTCCTCGCAGATGCGGATCGTCATCAATGGTTTGGCGGATTTGCGCCTTGACCTGGGCGATCGTCTTGTCCAGGGTCGCCAGCATCTCGTGCAGCGAGGCTTGCACAACGCCATGGGCCACCTCCAGGCGGTTGGCCTCGCTCTGGCGCATTTCCTGCAGGGCATCCAGTCTGGCGACCAAGGCCTGCAGCGCACGCACACCAGGCGCTGGCGCCTCCCACAGCTCGGGCGAGGCCATGCGGCAGAACCGCGCCAGGCTCTTCGAATCCCCCTGGTCGGTCTTGTTGCCCGTGCCCTCGAGTTCGATGAACCGCTTGACCCTCAAGGGGTTGACCACCGAGACCCGCACACCCAGGTCGTGCAGGTGCAGTGCCAGCGGTTCGTGGTACGAGCCTGTGGCTTCCATGCAAACATGCAGCGCAGCGAGCTCCTGGCCTTGCGGCAGGTGGGTCTGCAGCCATTGATGCAAGGCTGCGAAGCCCATGCCTGAATTGGCAAACACCTTGCAGCGGTACTTGCCTTCGTCGTTGAGCAAGGCCACATCGAGCTTGGCCTTGCTGACATCCACGCCCAGCGATGAAGTCATGCCGTTCTCCTGTCAACAACAGCGCCATATCCGACTTGCGCATCCTGATATGCGAGGTCGCCGCTGGCCACAGACCGGCGGCGCCCCAAGACACCGTTCGAGCTACAGCGTCGAATCCGAGAGCGTGCCCCACTCTTTACCGCGGGAGGCAATTCCAAAGGAGGAGATCGGGGTCACACTACGGGCTCTCTTCGGCGCGAGGAGAGCAGTTTGAACAATATCAGGAGGAGATCGGGGTCACACTACGGGCTCTCTTCGGCGCGAGGAGAGCAGTTTGAACAATATCAGGAGGAGCCGCCCTCCCGGCGGCGGGGGACACCCGCGGAGCAGAGCGCCCAGCGTCCGCGAACCCGCGCGGTCTCTGCCAGAAACAAACAAGCCCTAATCCGCCACCCCATGCTGGCGCAGGATCTCGCCCCACGCTGCGAGCTTCCGATCAAAACTCCAGCTCGCGTTCGCCGGACTGGTCGACGGCAGCTTGTACACCGGCACACCGAGCATCTCGGTGTGGTGCGCGTGCCGGAAACTCTCGCTGCCGTTGTGCACGATGGCACCGAGCTTGGGGCACTGCCAGCGCACCACGGAAAAGTCGTTGAGCGCCGCGTTCCGGATGTCCGCGTCCAGACTGCCCTCGCGCTCGCACGCGCCATACACGTCCCACACGCCCAGCCCATGCGTCTGCAGGGCGTTCACGCGGTCCTCGTAGCCCATCGTCGACAAGGGCAGGTTCCACAACGCGCCGAGGATTTTCCAGAAGTGGTTTTGCGGGTGCCCGTAATACTGCTGCGAACGCAGCGATGCAACCCCTGGGAAGCTACCCAGCACCAACACCCGCGTGTCCGCGCTCAACACGGGCGCCAGGCCCTGCAGCCGGCTCACGAGGCAACCCTCCGCGCTGCGCGCTGCGGTGCGAGCTTGCTTGGGGCGGCCCGGCGCGGCACTCATGACACGGCCTCCAACGCCGCCAGCCTGGGCAGCGCGGCCAAGGCATTCGAGGTGGTCGCTCTCATCAGTTCCTCCACAGGACTCCCACGCAGATCCGCCACCACCGCGCCAATGCGTGGCAACTCCGCCGGGGTGTTGATGCCTTGCGCACGGCCACCCGCGCGCGCCTGCACCGTCACGTACAGCCATTGCGGCGCCATGTCGGGCGCATCGGTCTCCAGCACCAAGGCCGACAACGGCAGCCCGGCCGCGAGCCGGCGCAGTTGCCGCGCGGCATCGAAGGTGCAGGCACCGCCGAATCCCAGTTTGAAGCCCATGTCCAGAAAGCTGCGCGCCTGCTGCTCGCTGCCATTGAAGGCGTGGGCAATGCCGGCCACGGGCAACTCGCGCAGGTGCTTGAGCAGGTGGTCGGCGCTGCGGCGCACGTGCACGATCACCGGCAGGCCATGCCGGCGCGCCAGGCGCAATTGCGCGCGGTAGAAAAACGCCTGCCGCTCGCGCATCTCGGGCGTGCACAGCGCCGGCACGAAAAAGTCCAGGCCGATCTCGCCCACGGCGACCAGGCGGGGGTCGTCCCGGTGCGCCGTCAACGCGGCGTCCAGAGCCGCCAGGTCGTCGTCACCGGCTTGCGGCACGCACAGCGGATGGATGCCCAGCGCATAGGCGTCACCCAGGCGGTGGGCGAGCGTGCGCACGGTGTCAAAGTTGGCGCGCATCACGGCGGGTATCACGCACAAGCCCACGCCACGTTCGCTCGCGCGTTGGCGCGCCTCGAACGTGAGCGCGTGGTCCGCGCCGAACTCGGGCGCATCCAGATGGCAGTGAGTGTCGATCCACATGGCGGTATAACGGCCATTGTGCCGGCAAGGCCTGCCCCCGTTGGCTGGCCCATGCAGAACCCCCCAAGCCAAAATCGAGAAAGGATCTCCCCTCATGTCACACACCACCCGTCTTGCCTGGATCGTCGCGCCTGCCCTGTTGGTCTTGAACGCCTGCGCCCTGCCCGGGGCATCGGCCCCTGCGCCGCTGGTGGGCAGCGAATGGTTGCTGGAAGACCTGGGTGGACGCGGCGTGCTCGACCGGGTGCAGGCCACCCTCGCGTTCCCCGAGGCCGGGCGCGTCGCGGGCAACAGCTCGTGCAACCGCTTCTTCGGCTCCTACACGCTGATGCAGGACAAGGTGGCGTTCGGCCAATTGGGCGGCACGCGCATGGCCTGCCCGCCCGCCGTGGGCGACCAAGAAGCGCGCTACCTCGACGCGCTGCAGAAGGCGCAGCGCCTGGAAGTGCAGGGCAAGACGATGCTGATGCACGTACAAGGCCTGGACAAGCCGCTGCGGTTCACGCGCACCCAACCCTGAGCGCCCTTCGCCATGCTGGGCTCGCTCCAACAATTCGCCGTGGCCCTGGTCGGTGCCGTCGGCGTCTTCCTGCTCGGCAAACTCCTGATCGCAGGAGGGCATCGCGCATTCGAGCCAGCTCTGGCGTGGATTCGACCGGTGCTGCTGCGCATCGATCACGCGCTCGCCATGCCGCTCGCCCGGTGGATTGGGCTCGATGAAAACAGGGCCTGGCGGCGATGGAGCCGCCTGCTCGGTACCTTGTGCGCACTCGGTTTCGTCGGCGCCGTGGCGCCCTGGCCGCTGGGCGTCATCGCGTTGTCGCTGGGCTTGCTAGCGGTGCTGGCCGTGTTCCGGCGCTGGGCGTGGGACGAGAACGACCGCGAGCTGGGTCTTCCCAGCGAGGATCGGCGCTTTCGGAACGGCGAAGACTATGGCGATGAGGCGCTGGCCGCGCTGGCCGCCGTGGTCATGTTGAGCAGCCTGCTGGTGTGGCGCCTGACCGGGGTCCACGCCTTCGAAGGCCCTGTGGCAGAAGGCGAACCCGGTTATCTCCTGCACATCCTTTCGGAGACGTTGGCGGCCTTGCCCATCATCGGCAACGTGGACGTGTTGGGCTACGAAGACCCCTCCGGCGTGCGCGTGCTGCAGCCCAACGGAGGCCCGGTCGCGTTTGCCCTGCGCATGGCGATCGACCTGGTGGTGATCGGCGGACTGCTCAAGGCGGTCGACATCGCTCGCCGCATGGCCCGGGGGCAGGACTTGCGCCGCGAGGAAGAGGCACTTGCCAGCCGCGATCTGGCGCGCGTGCTGCCCTCCATCCACCGCCTGCGCCGCCTGGCCGTGGGCGGCGACGCCAATGCCATGAACCTGCTCGCCTCGGCGGCCGCGAGCCCGGCGGCCGGACAGGCGCCGCGTGCACGCCTGTGCGCCGTCCATGCGTTGCGAAGCGCCGCGGAGCAACACCCCGAATGGGCCGGCACCATCCTGCTGGACAACCGGCTGGCCTGCGCGGCCGTGCTGGCCGATCCGGCCACGGCCGATGCCGACCTGCTGGGCGCCGCGCATCTGGAAAACGCGGAGAACGCATTGGCAGAGGCACGAATGAGCCAGGACCACGTCGCCGCCAAACTCATCGGCAGCGCGATTGCCGGGCTCTCGCAGGCCGTGATGGCCCAGGGCCTCACACCGCTGCCCGAAGCATTCCTGCTCGACCGGCCCCCGCAGACCTCCATGCCGGCGCGCAGCGCGCTCGTGCTGCGACTGGCCGAGCTGAAACTCAGGCTCACGGAACACGTGCACACGGACAGTGCCGCCGAGATCCTGCAGGAAGCCTTGGGCCACGTCCAGACCGTTCTCGCCCACCTGCCCGCCGAGGCAACCCCCGATGCCCGGTTGCGTGTCCACCAATGCCACGCGCAGATCCTGGCCAGACTCGGCGAACGGGACCCGAGTTACGAAGGCAGTGTGCTGCTGACCGACGCGCTGGATGCGTTTGCCCATGCACAGACGCTGGTGGACGACGGCGATGCGCTCGCGCGCATCGGCCTCTGGACCGGCCGCGGGGTCGTGCACGAGATCCTCGGCCACCGAACCGAGGGCCCGCCATCGGTGGCCCATTTCGCCGAGGCGGCCCAGCTGTTCGATGCCGCCGCTACGCTCATGGTCGACGCACAGGTGGGCACGGCCGATGCCGCGCAGTGCTTCATCAACCTGGGCAACGCCTGCGGTGCCGCTGCTCAAGCCACGGAAAGCGTCGCCATCGACGACGACCAGGCCACACCCGTACAAGCCTGGCTCGACCGGGCCGTGCAGGCCTATTCCAACGGCTTGCGGCTGGTCGGCGCTGGCCACTGGCCCGGCCTGGCCCACAACGCCTTTCACGGGCTGGCCGCGGCGCACGAGCATCGGTTCTCGCGGATGGGCGAGCGGCACGACATCGAAGCCGCGATCGGTGCGCGCCTGAGCATCCTCGACGAGATCGACCCTCGACAGGCCCCGGCCGAGTGGGCCCGCGCGGCCATCGAGCTGAGCCAGGCCGAGCACCTGGCCTTGCCCTCGTCCGCATCGACCTCGATCGGCCACAGCGCGGTCGACCGGCTGCGGCAAGCACGCGAACGGCTCGCGCAAGCCGGCGATGAGGAAGCCCTGCAGCGGTGCGACGCGCTGATGGAGGCGATCCGCGCCGACGTGGCCGCGCGCGACCGCGGGTGAGCCGCTATCCTCCTGCGGTGCCCGC
The sequence above is a segment of the Hydrogenophaga sp. BPS33 genome. Coding sequences within it:
- a CDS encoding IS110 family transposase, encoding MTSSLGVDVSKAKLDVALLNDEGKYRCKVFANSGMGFAALHQWLQTHLPQGQELAALHVCMEATGSYHEPLALHLHDLGVRVSVVNPLRVKRFIELEGTGNKTDQGDSKSLARFCRMASPELWEAPAPGVRALQALVARLDALQEMRQSEANRLEVAHGVVQASLHEMLATLDKTIAQVKAQIRQTIDDDPHLRGRAQLLHSIPGLGDRTIPQLLAYIGRPERFKSVKALIAYASLSPAIRQSGTSLNKRGGTHAQGHRQLKHALYFPAMVAGRHNPAVAAFWQRLKAQNKPGKVIVVACMHKLLAIVYGVLKSRTPFDATRFCDANT
- a CDS encoding TatD family hydrolase produces the protein MWIDTHCHLDAPEFGADHALTFEARQRASERGVGLCVIPAVMRANFDTVRTLAHRLGDAYALGIHPLCVPQAGDDDLAALDAALTAHRDDPRLVAVGEIGLDFFVPALCTPEMRERQAFFYRAQLRLARRHGLPVIVHVRRSADHLLKHLRELPVAGIAHAFNGSEQQARSFLDMGFKLGFGGACTFDAARQLRRLAAGLPLSALVLETDAPDMAPQWLYVTVQARAGGRAQGINTPAELPRIGAVVADLRGSPVEELMRATTSNALAALPRLAALEAVS
- a CDS encoding DNA-deoxyinosine glycosylase yields the protein MSAAPGRPKQARTAARSAEGCLVSRLQGLAPVLSADTRVLVLGSFPGVASLRSQQYYGHPQNHFWKILGALWNLPLSTMGYEDRVNALQTHGLGVWDVYGACEREGSLDADIRNAALNDFSVVRWQCPKLGAIVHNGSESFRHAHHTEMLGVPVYKLPSTSPANASWSFDRKLAAWGEILRQHGVAD
- a CDS encoding META domain-containing protein, encoding MSHTTRLAWIVAPALLVLNACALPGASAPAPLVGSEWLLEDLGGRGVLDRVQATLAFPEAGRVAGNSSCNRFFGSYTLMQDKVAFGQLGGTRMACPPAVGDQEARYLDALQKAQRLEVQGKTMLMHVQGLDKPLRFTRTQP